CTTACATCTAATTCAAGCTTTGCTCCACCTATTGCATCACAGGTTATAAACTGTACATGTTTATACTATTTGTAAAGAATTGAAGAGTAATATCTATCCATACATGGTGCGAGTTTTGGAAGAAAATGCAGCAGCAACATCATCTCGTGTACCTCTTTGTTTCGACACAAAAATGTCAAAGTAGTTGAACTGCTGCAATGGATGGGATCTTCTCCCTCAATTTCTGCGTTACTGCCACCCTAACCGTCATTACCCCGGCAGCTGGACCTGTGATGCGGACCTTCACTATAGGTTCCTCGATTGTCACAAGTTCAAGAGATCCACCTGCTGCCCCTACTAAGTAGggtctaatttcttcaagtacCTGGAGCAAATTGTATATACAAATACATAAGAGGACATCCCTGAAATCAAGCATCCAATTTCCTCATTTTTTCAGCTATATTTGGAACTCATCTAAACATGAAATTATTAGAATCCCCAGAAATTCAACTAAGCAAAAATTGGTTATACTCTAGGTAGAGGGCATTGGTTATACTCTAGGTAAGCTAAACAGCAGTATAATAATTCAACTAAGCAAAAATTGCAAGGTTTATTGGATAGTGACAAACGGAAACGGTTTTTAGAATCCCCAGAAATTATGAGCCAAGTGAAACAAACACCACTAAACAATTTTCTTATTTATCGTATTGGTTCAATTTTCTatatcaaattcaaataaaCTCAGAATACTTTTTCTTAAACCTAAATCCAAGCAGCAGCAGTGTAAAATCCCATTCAGATTTATGCGTGAAGCAGGAACTCATGAAAAAGTATAtccaattttattattaaagggGTCTTATGACTTCAAAAGAAATATTACCTTCTCTATATTTTCTTCATTCAGTTCAAGTCCTGTTTCTTTGTCAGCTATTGCTTCCACTGCAACTATTTCAGGGATCTTTTCCATTAAACGACGCTCAATACCCATTTTCATTGTCATAACAGAGCTTGGACAGGAGCCACATGCTCCCTCAAGCTTCAAACGCACCACATTTCCATCAATCTCATGTAACGACACATTTCCTCCGTCAGAAATGAGATATGGTCGGATTTCATCCAATACATTTTCAACATTCTCTGCAGTCAGTGGCAATTCAACCGCTGAATCTGGAGTAGCAACCGCCTTAACAACTGTACAACAATAAAATATAGATAACCATAAGCATCCAACTAGGTAAAACTAAAACGAGACGGAATGGCGACCTGCTACATAGATGATCTTAGCATCTTTACAGAATATCAatcacacacaaacacaaatactttgatttgtgtttctataCACCCTTAAAGTGAAAAGAATATTATAAACTCTACTGGCTTTTCTTAATGCAGACATACTTCTGGGATGTAACGAAGTCTTAAACTGGCTGCTAATAAGGCCAAAACTCTGTGTCAAATTATGAAAAAGTGACTACGGCAAAGGTGGAGTGCATGTCCTTATTGAACCTACATATGGGCTTCGATTATTTATTTTATCCAGAAGAATAAGTTGTCAACGTTGCAAATTAAAGAGCAACCGTGGACATCCCATAATGTCTTCTTATTCGTAAGGCTCCATAAGGGTTCCATTTCCTAAAATGTCCAACAAACACCTCCATCTTCGGATTCTCGTACTGACTAATAATCAGATTTCTCACTTGCATTACCTTCAACCTAACGCTCAATTTGGGAATATTCATGCGACATTACTGGATTGACTCACACTAGCATCCACAGAAGCAGAGCAAGAAAAGCATGGCAACCATTAACAACAAAAGTTCGTGTTGCAACAAGGTACACAGAATTACATCATTATATATTTTCGACATCAACAAGTGCGTAGCATATCAATGTTCTAAAGTTGAGTCAGTCGAGTTGCGCAGTTAATTGGGTTCAATCAAACATTACATAATTGAGTTCAATCAAACATTAAAGAAATCTTGAATTCGATAACAGCCGAGAAAAGTTGAAAATGAAATAACTAATACTACTATCTGAAATTGTATCCTATACGAAAATAAACTAATTATATCAGATTGAAAAATACAGCCGATGCTTACAAATCAAACAAACATTCAATtgattgattatatatatatatatatataaagcataAAAATCATTGATTtcgaaataaaaagaaactgaCCTAGGCTGCGTGAAGGTGAAGGTAACCTAACCCGTGAGCTAGACCGCACCAGATTGCGCCCTCTACTGAAAGATACATAGGAGCCTGAGCCTCCAAATAATAAACTACAACTCTGCAGAAAAAAgggtcaaaattcaaaattaaaagggaaaAATATAAGAAGAAGCAATTGATTTGCTTATGAAAGTTAAAGGGAAATCGAAGAAAACCGTGGAAAGTGGTTGTTGGAGTCTGCAGTACGGCGGAGAATTGAGAAGCATCGCTCTCATCTCGAATGAAAAGTATGGCGCAGATTTCTTCTCTGTTCTTTTCGTTTCCTTTCTTCTTGGATTTTCTCAGGAACCAAACAGGTACGTCGCAGAAGAAGAAGCTCGAAGTACCGCCGTTGATTTTCCTTTCTTGTACTTTCCTTTTGTTTCAGGGGTAAAATGGGAAACTACTTTTAGGAGGAAGCACCTCCTGTGCTTCTTAGAAAATGCTTATTTAGTGCTTCTACTTCTAactaaaagtacttttaaaatatttgtcaaacgactattttttaaaactaaagCGCTTTTACTCATTAGGAAACGCATTTTTTATTCTCATTATATTTGGTATTCGTCCACTAGTTCTTCAACAAGTAATCTTGTAATCACGTCAAGAAACCGAGCATGATCTCCGCTTGCCATCAATGAGGAAGGAGGGGATACCTACAAGAAAACACTCATGCTCAAATCAGTGTTTGTTTAAGATGATTGCAGTATATTATAAAGTGATCTCATATTTACTTTACTTTTTTTGTCCTCTTATGCTGATGTGATTATTGACCTTTTATAGGCATAAAATGATTGGGCCAAGTCCGACTTAATTTCTTCTATTTCTCCATGTTCCACATTCTATAAAAGtgtagggaaattttatttaaaatcatgtaacttatttttacacccaacttattCTTTGcaaccatttgatttttaactaaactattaatatttctttaaacccaaatttattacctattATACCCCCATAAACTCAATTCAATATGTAGATTTTtctttacacccatttgatttttaactctATCTTTACGCCGTCTggaaatgaaaactgaaaattgGGGTGTGAATTCAGCCATGACTGACAACAAGACTAACACTTCTATACATGTTGACAAAAGCCATGTATCACCATCTCTTCCTTTGCATTATCGATCAACGGGTGCATTGTTctggttttgtttttctcttcaaAGTCTGAAAAGGGGAACTAGCTAGAAAAAGGGACTGTGGGACAAGAAGTTAGATTTGAACTGAAAGTTCCAACCCCTTTTTAACGTTTCGTGTTTGTTTTCCATCTTGTTTCTGGCTACAACTTCCAAACAATTATATTTCTTGTCTGTTCAACCGTACCCCTCCAAACTCCAAAGCATAATTCAGATCACTGATCCCCGATCACCGCCATTAACATATATCAAATGGAACTATATATATACAGGCCTTTTAAGGGAAGGATCcccatttttaaaaaaaaatggggacacccTCTTAACCATTatttggctttaatgaaattctgtgattgagattaaatcacaagtcacagaatctcaaccacatgatttcattaaagtcaaatcTAACGGTTATGAGGATACCccttttttttgaaaaatggggaTCTCTTCCCTTAAAGGCTTCCTATACACACACTCATGTGTGATCAGTTGGTTGCATGTAATCGAAGAAACATTAATCATGTTTATTGATATATTTCCCCAATCTTGTAAATTATTAGTTGTTTTTGTTAAGAGAAAGTGCTGCCatctacattttttttgttaatatgtcatctacacaataaatgtttgggtttattgataaatatgagttttattattaatttcattttgtgcttaatagtaattatgcaatagggtaaaatagacaattaacatttaaaacttaagttgagtgtagaaaaatgttaaatgagtttaaataaaatttcccaaaaatgTTTGATCATGTTCCTTTATTCTAGTCCCGCTCCCCCAAAATTAGAATTCATCGAGAGTGACTCATTACTTGAGCCTTAACTTTTTCACTCACAGTTTCCCTTGAGATTCCTGCCACTGAAATTTCTTGAACAGCTTGGGTACAATTGTGAAAACGCAGATGGATAACTAGGGTAAAGAGACTAAcaaacacagagagagagagagagagagagagagagagagagagagagagagagagagagagagagagagagagagagagatttaaatgcgacttcattttcttttctaaattttaCAAATACTGCTTATTAGATCATATATAAATTTGAAAGCAATATTAAACAAACTTTTGCAATAATAATATAACAAAGTACATGATATCATTTATATTCATGTTTCTTCCCCTTTTGGATTGAAAATATATCGAAGTAATTAAACATGATTTAAATCAAGATTCAATAGTACAATTGCGTAGACGAATAAAGAGGGTTGCAAAGAGAACTGGAATATTTAGACCCTTTTTTCCACGACAATAAATCTTGCACAAGAGGGACAATAGGCTTTTTCTTCATTGTTTTCTTCTCTGTGTTCCTTCCGACATAGTCGTAGTAGCCGGCTCCGACATGGTGGTAGCCGGCTCCTCCTTGTTTCTCAGTAGTACCAATGCTCAATATTTGAGCCAAAGACGTAGAGTTCTCCATCCTTATCATCCACTCCCCCTTATTCCGCTCTTCAACATTATCTCCCATAGTAGTAATATTTGGTGATGATGATGTAGTAGTTGTTGACACATGCAGCACGTTACTCGCCTTTTCTGCCGCATCCGCCTCCGCTCGAGCCAACTTGGACATGTTCTTGTGGAGCTCCGCGTTCAACGACGCCAGTGCCACCTCCGTTTCTGACTCCCTCTCCTTCAGCAACTTCAGCTCCACCTTTGTTTCCTCGAGCTCCGCCTCGAGCTTCTTAAGAGTGTCCATAACTGCTACTTTCTCCTCGCGATCACCATAACTACTAACTCTTACTTCTTCGCTTTCTTTATAGTTCGGCGGCGAAAACTTCCATGATGGAGTGGTAGTAGGGCTACTTTGGACAATATTATTGGTGTATAGGGGTTTAGGGGATGAAAACATGTCTCCGAGAAGAAGGCGCTCGTCAAAGATCGCTACGGCTTCTTTGACGGAGCGGAAGGGTCGGGCAGTGTCGACATTGGCGTTGTAATCGTTAACATGTGGTAGGGTTAGGGCAGCTGCTCCACCTGCTGGGTTTTCTTCAGGAATCTGTAGGGAGTGCTGGGTTTCCGATTCCATGGATATGTGTGTGCTAGGTGGAAGGAAATGGTGTGCATGAATTAAGGTCATGGAGATATATATTTCATGATGATCGGTAGGGTTTGGTTTGGCATGGGATTTCTTTGCTTGCACTtcaaaatttagagagagagagagagagagagagagagagagagagagagagagagagagagagagagagagagagagagagagagagagattgtttCAAGGTTAAGACAAAACGTCGGGCAGGATAGGGATCATGGATTAAGGTGGACGAGGACATCATAACAACTCCACGGGCCGCCTGTGGATACTGCCCTCACCCACCCGACCCGCTCATTCCTTTTTtattaggaaactttaacgaaaagcccggtactgttcactttaacgaaaaaccacatttttacactaaaaagttaatcctggtactattcactttaccctttattttgtgcttatcattaaaactcaaagttttcaagcccttttcattagttttccttttttattatgTGTGTGTGAAGGAAAATACAAACTTTAGAATGGCAAATGCTAGGGAGAAATGTTTTTTAGTTTTGGCCATAATTTGTAGACAATATGATGTGgtttaaaaatatagtttttctagcatcatcctataaaattgacaatttttttaaggATCTGTTATTGGCTTCGTCACGACAACTCATTCTTCCGGAGGTTGGGAAGACTCGCAAAGGTAGCCTCCTCCTGACCAACATCATGTGATTCATCAACGCCATGAATCAAACCCAATACGTGTTGTGTGAAATCCGAACCTAAAATTTGTCCCCAATCATTGATTGTTAAACAGGCGCCACTTAAAATATATGAATCCTGAAATTGTCTTCATTTTCGGTTGTTGCACGGTGGTGCGCATAAACGCTTTTATAACTAAGTTGTGTGCACACTAGGATTAATACGATTAATTGAAAAACAACGTAGGTAAATGGGTAAAGTAAGACCTGAAATTACGATGCAATGAAATAAATTAACAAGATAGCGTGGGTTTGAACCTTATCGATgcctaatctaacatctaatctaacaaaatctatcgtttgacaaaaaaaaaattaattaacaaggTGAAAGTAATTTAATTTTTCCTATGCACACTACTCCTGAAGCAAAAGGGCAGGATtgcaatgaaaattgaaaatagcaacaaaatattttcaaatagGGTACTTCCAGTGGCCGATCCAGGATTTCAAGATCGGGGGTTCCCAAgataaaagttcaaaaaaaaaatattaaactaaTTTGGTTCCATAtcact
Above is a window of Malus sylvestris chromosome 15, drMalSylv7.2, whole genome shotgun sequence DNA encoding:
- the LOC126604767 gene encoding uncharacterized protein LOC126604767, translating into MTLIHAHHFLPPSTHISMESETQHSLQIPEENPAGGAAALTLPHVNDYNANVDTARPFRSVKEAVAIFDERLLLGDMFSSPKPLYTNNIVQSSPTTTPSWKFSPPNYKESEEVRVSSYGDREEKVAVMDTLKKLEAELEETKVELKLLKERESETEVALASLNAELHKNMSKLARAEADAAEKASNVLHVSTTTTSSSPNITTMGDNVEERNKGEWMIRMENSTSLAQILSIGTTEKQGGAGYHHVGAGYYDYVGRNTEKKTMKKKPIVPLVQDLLSWKKGSKYSSSLCNPLYSSTQLYY
- the LOC126604768 gene encoding nifU-like protein 2, chloroplastic; this encodes MRAMLLNSPPYCRLQQPLSTSCSLLFGGSGSYVSFSRGRNLVRSSSRVRLPSPSRSLVVKAVATPDSAVELPLTAENVENVLDEIRPYLISDGGNVSLHEIDGNVVRLKLEGACGSCPSSVMTMKMGIERRLMEKIPEIVAVEAIADKETGLELNEENIEKVLEEIRPYLVGAAGGSLELVTIEEPIVKVRITGPAAGVMTVRVAVTQKLREKIPSIAAVQLL